One genomic region from Quercus robur chromosome 4, dhQueRobu3.1, whole genome shotgun sequence encodes:
- the LOC126720587 gene encoding G-type lectin S-receptor-like serine/threonine-protein kinase CES101, whose protein sequence is MATNENHLKLMFLLMLSCMWIFFAAARPRDTLKSGDTLNSSSHLVSAKGAFTLGFFHSGSTNNIYLGIWFTNDPKKIVWVGNRNKPVVNTAAVLTLEANGNFEILPQGGDAIPLYPHQATNYTYTLFATLLDSGNFVLQELDSNGTTQRVLWQSFDEPTDTLLPGMKLGVNHKNGRPWSLTSWLNKVVPVPGQFSLEWDPKGLQLIIRRQGVEFWTSGVLKGDKFEFISDESKRMYNFIVVSNEDGEHLVYNDINQGGQSAWFLSFEGKLLSFDGSYIAETENCNGHSTDGGCKRWLPSCRSRDDMFDKRSGYFIQGPEPSFLHNNTKLTMNDCRVTCWNHCGCDAYTFLYDNQTGCKFWVKKGEFFQDLSGIIPALYVLTPKSSQNGIKKWIWLCIAIGVIALVIIFFCVLCHLSRRRNVILQVEKDAKSDGGLLELMNSDTFTTVNELQNDRKQGSDLRIFSYKCIMSATNSFSLENKLGEGGFGLVYKGIFSQGQEIAIKRLSRNSGQGMLEFKNELILISELQHMNLVQLRGFCIHGEERMLIYEYMPNKSLDYFLFDSTKSKMLDWPTRFSIIEGIAQGLLYLHKYSRLRVIHRDLKASNILLDENMNPKISDFGMARIFQQNELEANTRRIVGTYGYMSPEYAMEGVFSIKSDVYSFGVLLLEIVSGRKSNNFYHTKHLVNLVGYTWELWKEDAMLDLMDPTLSDSFIKDQMLRCIHVGLLCVGDSAIDRPTMSDVITMLANDCLTLPSPEKPIFSIARKAIEAHICEKESENYSIYGLSISSMVAR, encoded by the exons ATGGCTACGAATGAAAACCATCTTAAACTTATGTTCTTGCTAATGTTGTCATGCATGTGGATTTTCTTTGCTGCAGCAAGGCCAAGGGACACTCTCAAATCAGGCGACACTCTTAATTCCTCAAGTCATCTAGTTTCTGCCAAAGGAGCATTCACTTTGGGGTTCTTCCACTCTGGAAGTACCAACAACATCTACTTGGGAATATGGTTCACCAATGaccctaaaaaaattgtttgggtTGGCAACAGAAACAAACCTGTAGTGAACACTGCTGCGGTTCTTACGTTGGAAGCCAATGGAAATTTCGAAATTTTGCCCCAAGGTGGAGATGCAATACCTCTGTATCCCCATCAAGCAACCAACTACACATACACTCTCTTTGCAACTCTATTGGATTCAGGGAATTTTGTCCTGCAAGAGTTGGATTCCAATGGAACTACGCAAAGGGTTTTGTGGCAAAGTTTTGATGAGCCTACAGACACACTGCTGCCGGGGATGAAGTTAGGTGTCAACCACAAGAATGGAAGACCTTGGTCACTCACCTCATGGTTGAACAAGGTTGTCCCAGTTCCAGGGCAGTTTTCTCTAGAGTGGGATCCCAAGGGTCTCCAATTGATCATTCGGCGACAAGGGGTGGAGTTTTGGACTAGTGGGGTCTTGAAAGGTGACAAATTTGAGTTCATATCAGATGAATCCAAGCGCATGTATAATTTCATCGTTGTTTCTAACGAGGATGGAGAACACTTGGTTTATAATGATATAAACCAAGGTGGACAATCAGCATGGTTTCTAAGTTTTGAGGGGAAACTTCTTAGTTTTGATGGATCCTATATTGCAGAAACTGAAAACTGTAATGGACACAGTACTGATGGAGGCTGCAAGAGATGGCTACCATCGTGTCGAAGTCGTGATGACATGTTTGATAAAAGATCTGGTTACTTCATACAAGGGCCTGAACCTAGCTTCTTGCATAATAACACTAAACTTACCATGAATGATTGCAGGGTTACTTGCTGGAACCACTGTGGCTGTGATGCCTATACTTTCCTATATGATAATCAGACTGGATGCAAATTTTGGGTGAAAAAGGGGGAATTCTTCCAAGACCTCTCTGGTATAATTCCAGCTCTTTATGTTCTAACACCGAAGTCTTCCCAAAATG GTATAAAGAAATGGATTTGGCTTTGTATAGCCATAGGTGTCATTGCTCTAGTTATAATTTTCTTCTGCGTCTTGTGCCACCTATCAAGAAGGAGAAATGTAATACTTCAAG TGGAGAAGGATGCTAAGAGTGACGGTGGATTGCTTGAGTTGATGAACTCCGATACGTTTACCACTGTCAATGAGCTTCAAAATGATAGAAAGCAGGGGAGTGATTTGAGAATATTCAGTTATAAATGCATCATGTCTGCGACAAATAGCTTCTCATTGGAAAACAAGCTTGGAGAGGGAGGCTTTGGACTTGTTTATAAG GGAATATTTTCACAAGGGCAAGAAATAGCTATAAAGAGACTTTCAAGAAATTCAGGACAAGGAATGTTAGAGTTCAAGAATGAGTTGATACTTATATCTGAACTCCAACATATGAATCTTGTTCAACTTCGAGGTTTCTGCATTCATGGAGAAGAGAGAATGTTAATCTATGAATACATGCCAAACAAAAGCTTGGACTACTTTCTCTTTG ATTCAACCAAAAGCAAAATGTTAGATTGGCCTACACGTTTTAGCATAATTGAAGGAATTGCTCAAGGATTGCTTTACCTTCACAAGTACTCAAGATTGAGAGTAATCCATAGAGATTTGAAAGCTAGTAATATTCTCCTAGATGAAAATATGAACCCCAAAATATCTGATTTTGGAATGGCAAGAATTTTCCAACAAAATGAATTGGAAGCAAATACTAGGAGGATTGTGGGGACATA TGGATACATGTCTCCTGAGTATGCCATGGAGGGAGTTTTCTCTATAAAATCTGATGTCTACAGTTTTGGAGTTCTATTGCTGGAAATCGTGAGTGGTAGGAAAAGCAACAATTTCTACCACACTAAGCACTTGGTCAATCTTGTTGGATAT ACATGGGAATTATGGAAAGAAGATGCCATGTTAGACTTAATGGATCCAACACTCAGTGATTCATTCATCAAGGATCAAATGCTTCGATGCATTCATGTTGGTCTCCTATGTGTAGGAGATAGTGCAATTGATCGACCAACAATGTCAGATGTTATAACTATGTTGGCAAATGATTGTTTGACACTACCTTCCCCTGAAAAACCCATATTTTCTATTGCTAGAAAAGCAATTGAAGCACATATATGTGAGAAAGAATCagaaaattattcaatataTGGGTTATCGATTTCCAGTATGGTTGCACGATAA